One Micromonospora craniellae genomic region harbors:
- a CDS encoding DUF58 domain-containing protein gives MARAAAVTSNTPSPQQPPTVADNRSGAVLSRLQLMVTRKLDGLLQGDYAGLLPGPGSEAGESREYRPGDDVRRMDWPVTARTTTAHVRRTVADRELETWLAVDLSASLDFGSGRWLKRDVVVAGAAAITHLTVRGGNRIGAVVGSGGDRPASRWGRRAAPVPAGPGHLVRLPARSGRKEAQGMLRAIAGTPTQPGRGDLGALVDMLNRPPRRRGVAVVVSDFLAPPAQWARPLRKLRVRHDVLAIEVVDPRELELPDVGVLPVVDPETGELHEVQTADPSLRRRYAAAAAAQRAEISAALRAAGAAHLRLRTDRDWLLDMVRFVAAQRHARTRGTTR, from the coding sequence GTGGCCCGGGCAGCGGCCGTGACCTCGAACACCCCTTCGCCTCAGCAGCCCCCGACCGTGGCGGACAACCGCTCCGGCGCGGTGCTGTCCCGGTTGCAACTGATGGTCACCCGCAAGCTGGACGGGCTGTTGCAGGGCGACTACGCCGGTCTGTTGCCCGGCCCGGGCAGTGAGGCGGGCGAGTCGCGGGAGTACCGGCCCGGCGACGACGTCCGGCGGATGGACTGGCCGGTGACCGCGCGGACCACCACCGCGCACGTGCGGCGTACGGTGGCCGACCGGGAACTGGAGACGTGGCTGGCGGTCGACCTGTCGGCCAGCCTGGACTTCGGCAGCGGCCGGTGGCTCAAGCGGGACGTGGTGGTGGCCGGGGCGGCGGCGATCACGCACCTGACCGTGCGCGGCGGCAACCGGATCGGCGCGGTGGTGGGCAGCGGCGGCGATCGTCCCGCGTCCCGGTGGGGTCGGCGGGCGGCACCCGTGCCGGCCGGGCCGGGGCACCTGGTCCGGCTGCCCGCCCGGTCCGGACGCAAGGAGGCGCAGGGCATGTTGCGTGCCATCGCCGGTACCCCGACCCAGCCGGGCCGGGGCGACCTCGGCGCGTTGGTCGACATGCTCAACCGCCCGCCTCGGCGGCGCGGTGTCGCGGTGGTCGTCTCCGATTTCCTCGCCCCGCCGGCCCAGTGGGCCCGGCCGCTGCGCAAGCTGCGGGTACGCCACGACGTGTTGGCGATCGAGGTGGTCGACCCGCGCGAGTTGGAGCTGCCGGACGTGGGGGTGCTGCCGGTGGTCGATCCGGAGACCGGTGAGCTGCACGAGGTGCAGACCGCCGATCCGAGCCTGCGGCGCCGTTACGCGGCGGCGGCCGCCGCCCAGCGGGCGGAGATCTCCGCCGCGTTGCGCGCCGCCGGTGCCGCGCACCTGCGACTACGTACGGACCGAGACTGGCTGCTGGACATGGTGCGGTTCGTGGCTGCCCAGCGGCACGCCCGCACCCGGGGGACGACGCGGTGA
- a CDS encoding AAA family ATPase — protein sequence MAQPTTPDAPTPNGATPSAVTPPTTPAQDATLLERALFEIKRVIVGQDRMVERMFVALLARGHCLLEGVPGVAKTLAVETLARVVGGSFARVQFTPDLVPADIMGTRIYRQSSEKFDVELGPVFVNFLLADEINRAPAKVQSALLEVMSERQVSIGGETHRVPNPFLVMATQNPIEQEGVYPLPEAQRDRFLMKIVVGYPTDAEEREIVYRMGVAPPVPTAVFDTDDLIALQQKADQVFVHNALVDYAVRLVLATRTPAEHGMPDVAQLIQYGASPRASLGLVRATRALALLRGRDYALPQDVQDIAPDILRHRLVLSYDALADDVPADHVVHRVMATIPLPSVAPRQQATPPGAVAPTSGWPGQRP from the coding sequence GTGGCCCAGCCGACCACGCCCGACGCTCCGACGCCGAACGGGGCAACGCCCTCGGCGGTCACGCCGCCGACCACTCCGGCGCAGGACGCCACGCTGCTGGAGCGGGCGCTGTTCGAGATCAAGCGGGTGATCGTCGGGCAGGACCGGATGGTCGAACGGATGTTCGTGGCGCTGCTCGCCCGGGGACACTGCCTGCTGGAGGGCGTACCCGGGGTGGCCAAGACGCTTGCGGTGGAGACGCTCGCCCGGGTGGTCGGCGGGTCGTTCGCCCGCGTGCAGTTCACCCCGGATTTGGTGCCGGCCGACATCATGGGTACCCGGATCTATCGGCAGTCCAGCGAGAAGTTCGACGTCGAGCTGGGTCCGGTGTTCGTCAACTTCCTCCTCGCCGACGAGATCAACCGGGCGCCGGCCAAGGTGCAGTCGGCGCTGCTGGAGGTCATGAGCGAGCGTCAGGTCTCGATCGGCGGCGAGACGCACCGGGTGCCCAACCCGTTCCTGGTGATGGCGACGCAGAACCCGATCGAGCAGGAGGGCGTCTACCCGTTGCCGGAGGCGCAGCGGGACCGGTTCCTCATGAAGATCGTGGTGGGCTATCCCACCGACGCCGAGGAGCGGGAGATCGTCTACCGGATGGGGGTGGCCCCGCCCGTACCCACCGCGGTCTTCGACACCGACGACCTGATCGCCCTGCAACAGAAGGCGGACCAGGTCTTCGTGCACAACGCGTTGGTCGACTACGCGGTCCGCCTGGTGCTGGCCACCCGTACGCCCGCCGAGCACGGCATGCCCGACGTGGCGCAACTGATCCAGTACGGTGCCAGCCCACGGGCCTCGCTCGGTCTGGTCCGGGCGACCCGGGCGCTGGCGTTGCTGCGCGGCCGGGACTACGCCCTGCCGCAGGACGTGCAGGACATCGCGCCGGACATCCTGCGTCACCGGTTGGTGCTCAGCTACGACGCGCTCGCCGACGACGTGCCAGCCGACCACGTGGTGCACCGGGTGATGGCGACCATCCCGCTGCCGTCGGTGGCACCCCGCCAGCAGGCCACGCCGCCGGGCGCGGTGGCACCGACCTCGGGGTGGCCCGGGCAGCGGCCGTGA
- a CDS encoding VWA domain-containing protein — protein MIRLLQPWWLLAVLPVLALAALYVWRQLRRRDYAMRFTNVDLLRTVAPKGLGWRRHVPATAFLLALLVLAGALARPAVDTREPLERATIMLAIDVSLSMQADDVSPSRLEAAQEAAKQFVGELPETYNVGLVSFAKSANVLVPPTKDRPAVTGAIDGLVLAEATATGEAVFTCLEAIRSVPADGAAGIPPARIVLLSDGFRTAGRSVEEAAAAAQAANVPVSTIAFGTDAGHVDIGGQLQRVPVDRMALAELAETTEGYFYEAATVSELKQVYQDMGSSIGFRTEAREITQWYAGIALLLALCAGALSLLWSSRML, from the coding sequence ATGATCCGACTGCTCCAACCGTGGTGGCTGCTGGCGGTGCTGCCGGTGCTGGCGCTCGCCGCGTTGTACGTCTGGCGGCAGTTGCGCCGCCGCGATTACGCGATGCGGTTCACCAACGTCGACCTGCTGCGGACCGTGGCGCCGAAGGGGCTGGGCTGGCGGCGGCACGTGCCGGCGACGGCGTTCCTGCTCGCCCTGCTGGTGCTGGCCGGCGCGCTGGCCCGTCCGGCGGTGGACACCCGGGAGCCGCTGGAACGGGCCACCATCATGCTGGCCATCGACGTGTCGCTGTCGATGCAGGCGGACGACGTGTCGCCGAGCCGGCTGGAGGCCGCCCAGGAGGCGGCCAAGCAGTTCGTCGGGGAGTTGCCCGAGACGTACAACGTCGGGTTGGTGTCGTTCGCCAAGTCGGCCAACGTGCTGGTGCCGCCGACGAAGGACCGTCCGGCGGTGACCGGTGCCATCGACGGGCTGGTGCTGGCCGAGGCGACCGCGACCGGCGAGGCGGTCTTCACCTGTCTGGAGGCGATCCGCTCGGTGCCGGCCGACGGCGCGGCGGGTATCCCGCCGGCCCGGATCGTGCTGCTCTCCGACGGCTTCCGCACGGCCGGCCGGTCGGTGGAGGAGGCGGCCGCGGCGGCGCAGGCGGCGAACGTGCCGGTCTCCACCATCGCCTTCGGCACCGACGCCGGGCACGTGGACATCGGTGGGCAGTTGCAGCGGGTGCCGGTGGACCGGATGGCGCTGGCCGAGTTGGCCGAGACGACCGAGGGCTACTTCTACGAGGCGGCCACGGTCAGTGAGTTGAAGCAGGTGTACCAGGACATGGGTAGCTCGATCGGTTTCCGTACCGAGGCGAGGGAGATCACCCAGTGGTACGCGGGCATCGCCCTGTTGCTGGCGCTCTGCGCCGGAGCGCTCAGCCTGCTCTGGTCCTCCCGCATGCTCTGA
- the tnpB gene encoding IS607 family element RNA-guided endonuclease TnpB codes for MTIQAYRFALDLTPAQQRAVLAHTGAVRVAYNWALARVKAVMDQRAAERSYGIGEADLTPVLVWSLPALRKEWNTAKSEVAPWWSQCSKEAFNSGLDALVRGLKNWADCRSGKRAGRPVGFPRFKSRRRSTPSVRFTTGAIRVEPDRKHVVLPRLGRLKLHESARKLARRLDNGTARIMSATVRRDGCRWHVAFCVEIHRAERRPARPASAIGVDVGVTYLATLSTGEHVPNPRPLDAAQRRLCTLGRRLTRRLGPDRRTGRRPSNRWRAAQAQLGRAHARVANLRRDGMHKLTTRLTREHGTVVVEDLNVAGMLRNRRLARHIADAGFAEVRRQLAYKTKWYGGHLVVADRWYPSSKTCSGCGAVKAKLPLSERIYTCTRCGLTLDRDLNAARNLAALAHEATDARSGRESLNGRGADRKTPLVRQVAAKRQPGIAFAGQTGTIPPQGGTTDHVLVRAH; via the coding sequence GTGACGATTCAGGCGTACCGGTTCGCCCTTGACCTCACCCCAGCACAGCAACGGGCAGTGCTCGCGCATACCGGGGCGGTACGGGTCGCGTACAACTGGGCGTTGGCGCGAGTGAAGGCCGTGATGGACCAGCGAGCGGCTGAACGCTCTTACGGAATCGGCGAGGCGGATCTGACGCCGGTGCTCGTGTGGTCGCTGCCCGCGCTACGTAAGGAATGGAACACGGCGAAGTCCGAGGTGGCGCCGTGGTGGTCGCAGTGTTCGAAGGAGGCGTTCAATTCTGGTCTGGACGCCCTCGTCCGTGGGCTGAAGAATTGGGCCGACTGCCGATCTGGGAAGCGCGCCGGCCGGCCAGTCGGCTTCCCGCGGTTCAAGTCACGCCGCCGTAGCACTCCGTCGGTACGGTTCACCACCGGCGCCATCCGGGTAGAGCCGGACCGTAAGCATGTGGTGCTGCCTCGCCTCGGGCGGTTGAAGCTGCACGAGTCCGCCCGCAAACTGGCCCGTCGCCTCGACAACGGCACCGCACGGATCATGTCGGCGACGGTGCGCCGTGATGGCTGTCGCTGGCACGTCGCGTTCTGCGTCGAGATTCACCGAGCAGAACGTCGACCCGCCCGACCCGCGTCCGCGATCGGTGTCGACGTCGGGGTCACGTATCTGGCGACGTTGTCAACCGGCGAACACGTGCCCAACCCGCGCCCGCTTGACGCCGCGCAACGCCGCCTGTGCACCCTCGGCCGGCGGCTGACCCGCCGCCTTGGCCCGGATCGCCGCACAGGGCGGCGACCATCGAACCGGTGGCGCGCGGCTCAGGCTCAGCTCGGCCGAGCGCACGCCCGGGTGGCGAACCTGCGTCGTGATGGCATGCATAAGCTGACCACCCGCCTGACCCGTGAGCATGGCACGGTCGTGGTGGAAGACCTCAACGTGGCCGGGATGCTGCGGAATCGACGGCTGGCCCGGCACATCGCCGACGCAGGTTTCGCCGAGGTGCGCCGGCAGTTGGCGTACAAGACAAAATGGTACGGCGGCCATCTCGTTGTGGCCGATCGCTGGTATCCGTCCTCGAAAACGTGTTCGGGCTGTGGTGCGGTGAAAGCCAAGCTGCCCCTTTCTGAACGCATCTACACCTGCACCAGATGCGGCTTGACCTTGGACAGGGACTTGAATGCCGCACGGAACCTCGCCGCACTCGCGCACGAGGCCACCGACGCCCGGAGTGGTCGGGAGTCGCTGAACGGACGTGGAGCCGACCGTAAGACCCCACTCGTAAGGCAGGTGGCTGCGAAGCGTCAACCCGGCATCGCGTTCGCGGGTCAGACCGGGACCATCCCACCGCAAGGCGGGACTACTGACCATGTGCTCGTTAGAGCACACTGA